From a region of the Emcibacter sp. SYSU 3D8 genome:
- a CDS encoding ABC transporter ATP-binding protein, which yields MAEAKRSGPGEGTPSQTWRERVGALRNLPPFLALVWRTSPGLTTATLSLRLVRALLPVIALYVAKLIIDEVVFLTRLPEAAPGLQEWLDSGLLSRLGWLVALEFGLAVVADLLGRLVALLDGLLSERFSNETSIRLMQHAATLDLKDFEDSELQDQLDRARRQAAGRMSLMSMMFAQAQDVVTVVSFAAGLMVYAPWLILLLLAALVPAFIGEAHFNAQSYALAFTRTPERRELDYVRQTGASVDTAKEVKIFGLNAFLIERYRKLSGDIYQANKLLAVRRAGWGGALTAVGTLGYYAAYAYLVWQTLAGQFSIGDLVFLAGSFQRLRGLLEGLLLGVSQVAGQALYLDDLFGFFRIEPEIASAPGALSFPRPILQGFSFENAGFRYPGARHWAVRHLSFTLRPGEVLALVGENGAGKTTLVKLLARLYDPSEGRILLDGRDLRDYDLDDLRGNIGVIFQDFMRYHLSAADNIAIGRIEAREDRDRIERAARRSMADDVIRHLPAGYDQILGKRFRTGIDLSGGEWQKIAIARAYMRDAQVLILDEPTAALDARAEFEVFQRFRDLSEQRTAVLISHRFSSVRMADRILVMADGQIEAAGTHEELLTASSRYAELFELQAAGYR from the coding sequence ATGGCTGAAGCGAAACGATCCGGGCCGGGCGAGGGGACGCCGTCGCAGACCTGGCGGGAGCGGGTCGGCGCGCTGCGCAACCTGCCGCCATTTCTTGCGCTTGTCTGGCGCACCAGCCCGGGGCTGACAACCGCAACCCTGTCCCTGCGGCTGGTCCGCGCGCTGCTGCCGGTGATCGCGCTCTATGTCGCCAAGCTGATCATCGACGAGGTGGTGTTCCTCACGCGGCTTCCCGAGGCAGCGCCCGGCCTGCAGGAATGGCTGGATAGCGGCTTGCTCAGCAGGCTGGGTTGGCTGGTTGCCCTCGAATTCGGCCTGGCGGTCGTGGCTGACCTGCTTGGCCGGCTGGTGGCGTTGCTCGATGGATTGCTATCCGAACGCTTCAGCAACGAGACCAGCATCCGTCTGATGCAGCATGCCGCCACGCTCGATCTGAAGGATTTCGAGGACAGCGAGTTGCAGGACCAGCTGGACCGGGCCCGGCGGCAGGCGGCCGGCCGCATGTCGCTGATGAGCATGATGTTCGCGCAGGCGCAGGATGTGGTGACGGTCGTCAGCTTCGCCGCCGGGTTGATGGTCTATGCGCCCTGGCTGATCCTGTTGCTCCTGGCGGCCCTGGTACCCGCGTTCATCGGCGAGGCCCATTTCAACGCCCAGAGCTATGCGCTGGCCTTCACCCGCACGCCCGAGCGCCGCGAACTCGATTACGTACGCCAGACCGGGGCCAGCGTGGACACCGCCAAGGAAGTGAAGATCTTCGGCCTGAATGCGTTCCTGATCGAGCGCTACCGCAAATTGTCAGGCGACATCTACCAGGCCAACAAGCTGCTCGCGGTCCGGCGGGCAGGCTGGGGCGGTGCGCTTACCGCCGTCGGCACGCTGGGCTATTACGCCGCCTACGCCTACCTGGTCTGGCAAACGCTGGCCGGCCAGTTCAGCATCGGAGATCTGGTGTTTCTTGCCGGATCGTTCCAGCGATTGCGCGGGCTGCTGGAAGGCCTGCTGCTGGGCGTGTCCCAGGTGGCGGGACAGGCGCTGTACCTGGACGACCTGTTCGGCTTCTTCCGGATCGAGCCTGAGATTGCGTCTGCGCCCGGCGCATTGTCATTTCCGAGGCCGATCCTGCAGGGATTCAGTTTCGAGAATGCGGGATTCAGGTATCCGGGAGCGCGCCACTGGGCCGTTCGGCACCTGAGCTTCACCCTGCGACCGGGCGAAGTGCTGGCGCTGGTCGGCGAGAACGGCGCCGGCAAGACCACGCTCGTGAAGCTGCTCGCCCGGCTCTACGATCCGTCCGAAGGGCGGATCCTGCTCGATGGACGCGACCTGCGCGACTACGACCTGGACGACCTGCGCGGCAATATCGGCGTTATCTTTCAGGATTTCATGCGCTATCACCTGAGCGCGGCCGACAACATCGCCATTGGCCGCATCGAGGCGCGCGAGGACCGGGACCGCATCGAGAGGGCCGCGCGCCGCAGCATGGCCGACGACGTGATCCGCCATTTACCCGCCGGTTATGACCAGATTCTTGGCAAGCGGTTCCGCACCGGCATCGATCTGTCGGGTGGGGAATGGCAGAAAATCGCGATCGCCCGGGCCTATATGCGCGACGCCCAGGTGCTGATCCTGGATGAACCGACGGCGGCGCTCGACGCGCGAGCCGAATTCGAGGTGTTCCAGCGCTTCCGCGACCTGAGCGAGCAGCGCACCGCGGTGCTGATCAGCCACCGCTTCTCCAGCGTCCGCATGGCCGACCGGATCCTGGTGATGGCAGACGGCCAGATCGAGGCGGCGGGAACCCATGAGGAATTGCTCACCGCATCAAGCCGCTATGCGGAGCTGTTCGAACTGCAGGCAGCGGGCTATCGCTAG
- a CDS encoding hemerythrin domain-containing protein has product MPKTQPDAIALLKADHRKVEDLFAKFDAAKGTDRKRQLAEQICMELTIHAMIEEEIFYPACKGQVEEDLLGESYVEHDGAKVLIAEIEAGNPDDDFYDAKVTVLSEMIKHHVKEEEKRSEGLFAQARDAGLDVDDLGARMQARKEELTSQFKASGLPSPETRSFTGHELKQGAPVSVAA; this is encoded by the coding sequence CCACCGCAAGGTCGAGGACCTGTTCGCCAAGTTTGACGCGGCGAAGGGAACAGATCGCAAGCGTCAGCTCGCCGAGCAGATCTGCATGGAGCTGACAATTCACGCCATGATCGAGGAAGAGATATTCTATCCCGCCTGCAAGGGTCAGGTCGAAGAGGACCTGCTCGGCGAATCCTACGTGGAGCATGACGGCGCCAAGGTACTGATCGCCGAGATCGAGGCCGGCAACCCCGACGACGACTTTTATGACGCCAAGGTCACCGTGCTTTCGGAAATGATCAAGCATCACGTGAAGGAAGAAGAAAAGCGCTCGGAAGGGTTGTTCGCCCAGGCCCGCGACGCCGGCCTGGATGTTGACGACCTGGGCGCGCGGATGCAGGCCCGCAAGGAAGAGTTGACCAGCCAGTTCAAGGCCAGCGGCCTGCCCTCGCCTGAAACCCGCAGCTTTACCGGCCATGAGCTGAAACAGGGCGCGCCGGTCAGCGTTGCCGCGTGA